From Saprospiraceae bacterium, one genomic window encodes:
- the gldN gene encoding gliding motility protein GldN, which translates to MKVFRISFLVLLFGLNYSFSFAQVDEEVTESSELDVPSEYLDDIVTRQLVPEQRVLAYEPIREADIVWTKRVWRILDTREKMNIAFMEPNRYFFQVLLDLARNGDVKIFAKDDFKRVVLNDELEKMLYKIDTQSVWDPETYIEEIKVIRNDINPEDIQKYRIKELWYFDKEASRLQCRILGIAPIKDERDLTTGEVKYSGPMFWVYYPEVRKYLTKERVFNDKNDSSPMTWADIFDGRFFSSYIFKESNVLDYRLEDFFSGEDENAGVKMLLESERIKNELLNFEHDLWVY; encoded by the coding sequence ATGAAAGTTTTCAGGATATCTTTTTTAGTACTCTTATTTGGATTGAACTATTCCTTTTCTTTTGCCCAGGTGGACGAAGAAGTCACTGAGTCAAGTGAATTGGATGTTCCTTCAGAGTATCTCGATGACATCGTTACCAGACAATTGGTACCAGAACAAAGAGTGTTGGCCTATGAACCCATTCGGGAAGCCGACATTGTCTGGACCAAAAGGGTATGGAGGATTTTAGATACCCGCGAAAAGATGAACATTGCCTTTATGGAGCCCAACAGATATTTTTTTCAGGTTTTGTTGGACCTTGCAAGAAATGGCGATGTTAAAATTTTTGCAAAGGATGATTTCAAAAGGGTGGTTCTCAATGACGAGCTTGAAAAGATGCTTTACAAAATTGACACCCAAAGTGTTTGGGATCCTGAGACCTACATCGAGGAAATTAAAGTAATCAGAAACGACATAAATCCTGAAGATATTCAAAAATACAGGATTAAGGAATTGTGGTATTTTGACAAGGAAGCCTCCAGACTTCAATGTAGAATTTTGGGTATTGCTCCGATTAAGGATGAAAGAGATCTCACCACAGGTGAAGTAAAATACTCTGGTCCGATGTTTTGGGTGTACTATCCTGAAGTTAGAAAATACCTGACGAAAGAAAGGGTTTTTAACGATAAAAACGACAGTTCTCCAATGACCTGGGCAGATATTTTTGATGGCAGATTTTTCTCCAGCTACATTTTTAAAGAGTCCAATGTATTGGATTATCGACTGGAAGATTTCTTTTCAGGAGAAGATGAAAATGCCGGAGTTAAAATGCTTCTTGAGTCAGAGCGGATCAAAAATGAGCTTCTCAATTTTGAGCACGATCTCTGGGTCTATTGA